DNA from Papio anubis isolate 15944 chromosome 1, Panubis1.0, whole genome shotgun sequence:
aggagttcgagaccagcctggctaaatggtgaaaccccatatctactaaaaatataaaattagccagacatggtggcgtgtgcctgtaatcctagctactcggggggctgaggcaggagagtcacttgaatccgggaggtggaggttgcagtgagccaagattgcaccactgcactccagcctgggcaacaagagtgaaactccatctcaaaaaaaaattagctgggcattagaacgtgcctctaatcccagctactcgagaggctgaggcaggagaattgcttgaacctgggaggcagaggttgcagtgagccgagatggcgccattgtactcctgcctgggcgacagagcgagactccgtctcaaaaaaaaaaaaagaattgcggGCACTTTGTTTCTCTTGCTTCttccatttcattcttctgccagGGCAGCCAAAGGCAGGATGGGTGCTTCCTGGATCTGCCAGAGGGGAAAAGGGGTTGGGTGTGGATGGGGGCAGAACTTTTCCCTAGTGAGGGCTTTGGTGAGGTCTGCCAGAGGCACACTGGGGACACAGGCAAGCATCAGGTGGCCCCCACTTCCCCCCTCCCATAAACGGCACTCAGCTCAGTCTCCCTCTGCCCACTTTGTTCCCATGGAGCTGTGGCATTCAAGCATTCAAATGCCCTGCTCCTGTCAGGCCTGCCCCGTTGGGTGCTTTGTTTACTTGTCAGGTTGGGCAGATGGTCTCAAGCCCTGGTTGgttggtgggtgggtgagtgacACAGGTTAGACAGGGGAAGGTCCCAGGACACCTCTTCCCTCTCTGGGCTGACCTGAGGCAGTGGAGGCTCTCAGGTGTGGGATGGGTTTTCAGGTTGGGTTGTTCTGTACCGTAGAGGACAGGCCTTCCTATCGCTTACAGGAGCACTACGGGAGGGCAGGTCCCTCCCCAGGGTGGTTAACACCGTGGAGGCTGCAGGGTCAGGAGAATCGGGGGGACCGGGAGGGCGGAGGCACACTCCATCTCCATGCTCTTCaggccctgcctccctgcctgctAAGGGCACGGGGAAGGGGTTCCCCACCTCAGTGagtgcctgcctccctgccttgTGCCTGTGTACCTGGCAGTCACAGCCACCTAGCGTGTCCCAGAGGCCAACCAGTTGACCTCATctgcccagccccacctccatTGGCTTTGGCTCTTGGCCTTGTGCCGCCTGACCCTTTCTCCTGTCCTGATGTGCAGGGCCTGAGCCATCGAGCTGCGCCCACAGCAGACTGCCTTTGGTGTCTCACCGGGTGAACGAGGGCATTGCGAGGCATCCCCTCCCTGGGTTTGGCTCCTGCCTACGGGGCTGACAGTAGAAATCACAGGCTGTGAGACAGCTGGAGCCCAGCTCTGCTTGAACCTATTTTAGGTCTCTGACCCCTGCTTCCTCTTTAGAATCTCCTTAGAGCTCAGCCAGTGCTCAACCTGAGGCTGGGGGTCTCTGAAGAAGAGTGAGTCGGGGCTGAGGGGTCTCGGGCTGCCCCCTGAGGAAGGGGCCAGAGGCAGTGTCAAGAGCCGGGCAGTCTGATTGTGGCTCACCCTCCATCACTCCCAGGGGCCCCTGGCCTGGCAGCCGCAGCTCCCAACCACAGTATCCTTTGGGGTTTGGCCTACGGAGCTGGGGCGGATGACCCTCAAATAGCCCTGGCAGATTCCCCCTAGACCCGCCTGCACCATGGTCAGGCACGCCCCTCCTCATCACCGGGACACAGCCCAGAGGGTATAAACAGTGCTGGAGGCTGGCGGGGCAGGCCAGCTGAGTCCTGAGCAGGAGCCCAACACAGCCACTGAGACGCCATGAGAGCCTTCACACTCCTCGCCCTGCTGGCCCTGGCCACACTTTGCATCACTGGCCAGGCAGGTGAGTGCCCCCACCTCCCCTCAGGCCGCACAGCAGTGGGGGCTGAGAAAAGGAAGCACCATGGCCCACCTCTTCTCACCCCTTTGGCTGGCAGTCCCTTTGCAGTCTAGTCACCCTGTTGCAGGCTCAATCCATTTGCCCCAGCTCTGCCCTtgcagagggagaggaaggaagagcaagCTGCCCGAGACACAGGGGAAGGAGGATGAGAGCCCTGGGGATGAGCAGGGGTGAACCAGGCTCCCTTTCCTTTGCAGGTGCGAAACCCAGCGGTGCAGAGTCCAGCAAAGGTGCAGGTAAGAGGATGGACCTGATGGGCTCCTGGACCCTCCCTTCTCACCTTGGTCCCTCAGTCTCATTCCCCTACTCCTGCCACCTCCTGTCTGGCTGTCAGGAAGGCCAGCCTGCTGCCAACCTGATCCTCCCAAACCCAGAGCCACCTGATTCCTGCCCCTCTGCTCCACAGCCTTTGTGTCCAAGCAGGAGGGCAGCGAGGTGGTGAAGAGACCCAGGCGCTACCTGTATCAATGGCTGGGGTGAGAGAAAAGGCAGAGCTGGGCCAAGGCCCTGCCTCTCCGGGATGGTCTGTGGAGGAGCTGCAGCAGGGAGTGGCCTCTCTGGGCTGTGGTGGGGGAACAGGCAGCCAGCCCTGGTGGGGACCCTGGAGCCCCATGTGTAGTGAGAGGAGGGATGGGCATTTTGCACGGGGGCTGATGCCACCACGTCGGGTGTCTCAGAGCCCCAGCCCCCTACCCAGATCCCCTGGAGCCCAAGAGAGAGGTGTGTGAGCTCAATCCGGACTGTGACGAGCTGGCTGACCACATCGGCTTCCAGGAGGCCTATCGGCGCTTCTACGGCCCGGTCTAGGGTGTCGCTCCGCTGGCCTGGCCGGCAAACCCAGTTCTGCTCCTCTCCAGGCccccttctttccccttccccttgccCTTGCCCTGACCTCCCAGCCCTATGGATGTGGGGTCCCCATCATCCAGCTGCTCTCAAATAAACTTCAAAAGAGGAATCCGTGGGCCTGTGAATCTGTCCAGTTTATGGAGTGTGGGAGGGAGGTGTCAGGAGGATGGGGGTGAGGAGGTTTTACCTTCTTCAGTTCTAGAAAGTGCtttccaaagttttatttttttatttgtacttgCCTTGTTCCAGAAAACATTGAAGGTGGCTTCCTAAAGTCTTAACTAGGGATCCCCCCTCTAGCCTAGGACCCTCCTCCCCACACCTCAATCCACTGAACCATCCATAATGCCCCCAGATAGGCCCACCCCCAAAAGCCTGGACACCTTGAGTACACAGTTATGACCAGGACAGACTCATCTCTATAGGCAAATAGCTGCTGGCAAACTGGCATTACCTGGTTTGTGGGGATGGGGGGCAAGTGTGTGGCCTCTCGGCCTGGTTAGCAAGAAGCATTTGGGGTAGGCCTAGGTTAGTCGTGTTAGTTCTTCCCTGTGCTGAGCAGAGACTTCAGGAGCACCAGAAATGGAGCCAGATGAAAGGACCCCAACACCTCCCGGCCCCAACCTTTGACAGAGTGTGGGGGCATCTTCAGCCTGGACACGCATGCATCTCCCCTCTCAAGACCCTCAGCACTTCCTCTACTCCCATCAAGAGCCCCCTCACAGTCCCTCTCACACTCTGCCATTCCCCCTAGACacccctcctctcctctgccctctctcctGTGCCCTCTCTCCTCAGCCCCTGTTGGTTCCAAGCTGAGATGTGTCCCCACCTGATTAGGCCCGACTCTGGGCTCCTCCTCAGCACGGGGGCCTGGCCTCTGCCCCCTCCAGGGCAGGGTCAGGGATGGGGCTTCACTGTTGTTTGGCCTGAGCACCCCCCTCCAGTGGGCCACCCTGCAGCAGAGGGCATGTACCGGGGGCCCGAAGCAGGGAGGCCGTGAAAGCAGCAATGATGAGTAGGTTCCCGGCTACAgccaagaccagtgtggccactGTGCCTGCCAGGCCCAGGGCAGGTTCCTGTGTGGCCAGCCAGGCTCTGCGCGATCCCATATCAGCCAGCACTGCCTCCAGCTGGAAGTGGGTGCCCAGCACTGCACAGATGTGGAATAGCTGGTGGCTGTGGCCTGTGGAGAGGATGGGCAGGTCAGAGCCACACCTTTCCCAGTGCAAGTCACCCCATCCTCTGGGCCTGCTACTCCCCTGTTGAGAATCAAGAAACCCTGACTCCCAGAGTGACTGAAAGGAGTGAATGAGCATTTGTGCATGTGGCCCCAGCACACATGCTACTAGTTTTGCTACCTGAGAAGTGGCAGGTGGAGGACCCTTCCAGTGATGCTCTCATTAGAGGAAGACAGGGAAGTCCCTCCTATAATTTGCCTCCATCCTGGGGTTGTAATACCCATTTACCCAGTTCATTCTGTGCTCTGGGAAGCCATCTGCCCCTGCCTCTTCCCGGGCCGGGCCAGGCGTGCCCTCACCGATGTAGTCAAAGCGTCCTGGTGCCAGCCTTTCAGGCAGGTGGGAGGCGAAGAGGAAGCCAGTGAGCAGCGCACAGAAGAGGTGGTAGCCGTGGCTGGTGCTCAGGGCCTCCTGCCCACAGCTGTGGCCCCTGCCCCAGCACAGCCCGAGCTGGCAAAGGAAAAGAGACTGCTTGGGAGCCAAAACATAGGGAGTGTCTGGGATCTGGTGAGGAGGCAGAGCGGGCGGGCACAGCTAGGCAGGGTGCTGGACCAGAAGAGAGGCGGCTGGGCTGAGGCAGGGACTGAGGGG
Protein-coding regions in this window:
- the BGLAP gene encoding osteocalcin — translated: MRAFTLLALLALATLCITGQAGAKPSGAESSKGAAFVSKQEGSEVVKRPRRYLYQWLGAPAPYPDPLEPKREVCELNPDCDELADHIGFQEAYRRFYGPV